The following are encoded in a window of Oreochromis aureus strain Israel breed Guangdong linkage group 10, ZZ_aureus, whole genome shotgun sequence genomic DNA:
- the LOC116313103 gene encoding protocadherin-10-like, with protein sequence MKRLSGKWHAVYLALFICFLDAVWGQIRYSIPEELEHGAFVGNIAEDLGLDLDKLSARRFRIVSGTKKQYVEVNLENGVLFVNERIDREELCEQSLSCSFHLQVVIENPLELYRVEMEILDVNDNSPNFPWTEFNLDISESSAPGSRFPLESAQDLDVGSNSLRTYLLSVNEHFFLDIQTRSDGSKFAELVLQNPLDREQQSAHQMVLTAVDGGAPERSGTVQIDITVLDANDNAPVFDQSFYRVRLAENAPKGTVVIKLNASDLDEGSNADITYSFSGHAPIKVRQLFSVDSETGEIKVKGVIDYEKARMHEIYVQAKDKGPSAVAVHCKVLVNVLDKNDNLPEVILTSVSTPVQEDAPPGTVIAVISVMDKDSGENGNVDCEIPHHVPFQLHSSFKNYYTLVTCDFLDREAVAEYNITLTARDMGSPPLFTRKTILVQVSDVNDNTPNFKQPSYTVYLTENNAPGASICAVTALDPDSGQNAYLSYSVLEGDIHGMPVSTYVSVNSDNGNIYALRSFDHEQLKNFQITIQAQDAGFPPLSSNVTVNIFILDQNDNAPVIVSHVPQNGTAPSETVPRSVDAGYLVTKISAEDADAGQNSRLFYEMLQATDPSLFSIALYTGEIRTIRQLVEKDPTRHRLVILVKDNGQPPLSATVSIILSVVDSLPDSPPDLGDLSLSPHHSTNFTLYLIVSLGAVSFTFLVAIIVLVAVRRLKGRPSNKESKFPSISCCCCCSRSEISTTSEVFKKSNLNVRMSTGASEVNSNGALPQVYCYKMCLTPESSKSDFMFLKPCSPVMSVQQNNAKSTDYLTSGWSALDHNELSNKRAATPNELKYSNKDWTWTNNQRNSAYKRYSSANMEGTLSRQPKFDSDGFSCSVAPQYWTWGNHMNDCKMPLQEGAAPNYSWTNKSTQPYPETPDYQHNVYIPGTTTGYSTLKLAPRGELDVYNTFSTFGKKKKFISNYEQSFDKDGSHISNSIFK encoded by the exons ATGAAAAGACTGAGTGGGAAATGGCATGCAGTCTATTTGGcgttgttcatttgtttcttgGATGCAGTCTGGGGACAGATACGTTACTCGATCCCAGAGGAACTAGAGCACGGAGCTTTTGTTGGCAATATTGCAGAAGACCTGGGTTTGGATTTGGATAAGCTCTCCGCGCGCAGATTCCGGATAGTCTCTGGCACTAAGAAGCAGTATGTGGAGGTAAATCTGGAAAATGGAGTTTTGTTCGTCAATGAAAGAATTGATCGCGAAGAACTGTGCGAGCAGAGTTTGTCCTGCTCTTTTCACTTGCAAGTGGTTATAGAAAACCCTCTGGAACTCTACAGGGTAGAGATGGAAATTCTGGACGTGAATGACAACTCCCCTAATTTCCCGTGGACCGAATTTAATCTGGACATATCAGAGTCCTCTGCGCCAGGTTCCCGTTTCCCACTTGAGAGCGCACAAGACTTAGACGTGGGATCCAACTCCCTCCGCACCTACTTGTTAAGTGTAAACGAACACTTCTTCTTGGATATACAGACGCGCAGTGACGGCAGTAAATTTGCAGAGCTAGTTCTGCAAAACCCTCTGGACAGAGAGCAGCAGAGTGCGCATCAGATGGTGCTCACGGCCGTGGATGGAGGTGCACCGGAGAGATCAGGCACTGTGCAAATTGACATCACCGTTCTGGACGCAAACGATAACGCGCCTGTGTTTGATCAGTCGTTTTACAGAGTGAGGCTGGCCGAAAACGCGCCCAAAGGTACAGTTGTTATAAAACTTAACGCTTCCGATCTTGACGAGGGTTCCAACGCTGATATCACCTATTCATTCAGTGGCCACGCTCCCATCAAGGTGCGCCAGCTTTTCAGCGTGGATTCAGAAACGGGGGAGATCAAAGTCAAAGGAGTGATAGATTATGAAAAGGCCAGGATGCATGAAATTTATGTCCAGGCTAAAGATAAAGGCCCCTCTGCCGTAGCAGTTCACTGTAAAGTGCTGGTCAACGTTTTGGATAAAAATGACAACCTCCCAGAGGTGATCTTAACATCTGTATCCACACCTGTGCAGGAGGACGCGCCTCCCGGGACGGTAATAGCCGTCATCAGCGTGATGGACAAAGACTCAGGTGAAAACGGGAATGTGGACTGCGAGATCCCCCATCACGTCCCATTTCAGCTCCACTCGTCATTTAAGAATTACTACACTTTGGTTACCTGCGATTTTTTGGATAGGGAGGCAGTCGCGGAGTACAACATCACTCTCACTGCCCGAGATATGGGTTCCCCTCCTTTATTCACCAGGAAAACAATTTTAGTGCAAGTGTCTGATGTGAACGACAACACGCCGAACTTTAAACAGCCTTCGTACACTGTGTATCTGACAGAGAATAACGCGCCGGGGGCGTCTATTTGTGCGGTGACTGCACTGGATCCCGATTCTGGTCAAAATGCGTACTTGTCATATTCAGTCCTAGAAGGTGACATACACGGAATGCCCGTGTCCACGTATGTGTCCGTAAACTCAGACAACGGTAACATTTACGCGCTGCGATCCTTTGACCACGAGCAACTCAAAAACTTTCAGATCACGATTCAAGCTCAAGACGCGGGATTCCCGCCTCTGAGCAGCAACGTTACAGTGAACATCTTCATTTTGGACCAAAACGACAATGCACCTGTTATAGTTTCACATGTTCCGCAAAACGGCACTGCGCCCAGCGAAACTGTGCCCAGATCAGTTGACGCCGGCTATCTTGTCACCAAAATCAGCGCGGAGGACGCAGATGCGGGTCAGAACTCGAGGCTTTTCTATGAGATGCTCCAAGCAACAGACCCGAGTTTGTTCAGCATTGCTCTTTACACGGGCGAAATCAGGACGATACGCCAGTTAGTGGAGAAAGACCCCACGAGGCATAGACTGGTCATTCTGGTGAAGGACAATGGTCAGCCACCCCTCTCGGCCACAGTTTCCATCATTCTGTCAGTGGTTGACAGCCTGCCAGATTCCCCGCCCGATCTGGGTGACCTGTCACTAAGCCCACATCACAGCACCAACTTTACTCTGTACTTAATCGTGTCTTTGGGCGCAGTCTCCTTCACATTTCTAGTGGCTATTATCGTCCTCGTTGCGGTGAGGAGACTGAAAGGCAGACCTTCCAACAAAGAGTCCAAGTTCCCTTccatcagctgctgctgctgctgctctcgtTCAGAAATATCCACTACCTCAGAGGTGTTCAAAAAATCCAACTTAAATGTCCGTATGTCCACGGGCGCGTCAGAGGTAAACAGCAACGGCGCACTTCCCCAGGTCTATTGCTACAAAATGTGCCTGACACCGGAATCATCCAAAAGCGACTTCATGTTCCTAAAACCGTGCAGCCCGGTAATGTCAGTTCAGCAGAATAATGCCAAGAGCACAGACTACCTGACTTCTGGCTGGAGCGCGCTGGACCACAATGAGCTGTCCAACAAAAGAGCAGCAACCCCAAACGAG CTCAAGTATTCAAACAAGGACTGGACGTGGACCAACAACCAGCGCAACTCGGCATACAAGAG GTATAGCTCAGCAAATATGGAGGGCACGCTTTCACGCCAACCAAAATTTGACTCTGATGGGTTTTCCTGCTCTGTGGCACCACAGTACTGGACTTGGGGGAACCACATGAATG ACTGCAAGATGCCTCTTCAAGAGGGAGCAGCTCCAAACTATTCATGGACTAACAAGTCCACACAGCCTTATCCTGAAACACCGGACTACCAGCACAACGTGTACATTCCTGGCACCACAACTGGATACAGCACTCTGAAGCTGGCACCAA